The genomic interval ACGTGGGATGAGTTCAACGCCTGGCTGGAAGAGCAATGCCGCAAGCGCCAGCGCGACAGGCTGCGCGGCGAGAGCGAGACGATCGCAGAACGGCTGCAGCGCGATCTTGCGGCGATGCGGCCGCTGCCAGCTTCGCCTTTTGAGGCCTGCGATCAGGCCAGCGGTCGGGTCTCTTCCCAGGCGCTGGTGCGCTACAGGACCAACGACTACTCCGTCCCGGTCGCCTTCGGCCATCAGGATGTATGGATCCGGGGCTATGTCGACGAGGTGGTGATCGGCTGCCGTGGCGAGATCATCGCTCGTCATCCTCGAAGCTGGGAACGGGAAGACGTTGTGTTCGACCCGCTGCATTACCTGCCGCTGATCGAACAGAAGATCAACGCGCTGGATCAGGCCGCTCCTCTTCAGGGCTGGGATCTGCCCGAGGCGTTCGCCACGCTGCGCCGCCTGATGGAAGCGCGCATGGCAAAGCATGGCCGGCGCGAGTATGTGCAGGTGCTGCGGCTGCTGGAAAGCTTCGAGCTTGCCGATCTGCATGTGGCGGTGAAGCAGGCCCTCCAGATCGGGGCCATCGGCTTCGATGCCGTCAAGCATCTTCTCCTGTGCCAGGTGGAGCGGCGGCCGCCGAGACTGGACCTGTCCATCTACCCGTACCTGCCAAGAGCCACCGTCGAGAAGACATCGGCAAAGGCCTATATGCGGCTTCTGTCGACGCATGCGGGAGATGCCGCATGAGCACCCAAGCGTCAGACAATCCCCCTGCGATCCTGCTCTCCCACACGCTCAAGACCCTCAAGCTGCCGACCTTCCAGCGCGAGTATCAGAAGCTGGCCCGGCTCTGCGCCACACAGGGCGTGGACCATGTCGGATACCTCACTCGGCTTGCTGAGCAGGAGATGATCGAACGGGATCGCCGCAAGGTCGAACGCCGCATCAAGGCGGCGAGGTTCCCGGTCGTCAAAAGCCTCGACAGCTTCGACTTCGCCGCTATCCCGAAGCTCAACAAGATGCAGGTGCTGGAGCTGGCCCGCTGCGAATGGGTCGAGCGGCGCGAGAACGTCATCGCGCTTGGCCCCAGCGGCACGGGCAAGACCCATGTGGCGCTCGGTCTCGGTCTGGCCGCCTGCCAGAAGGGCTTGTCCGTCGGCTTCACGACCGCCGCTGCCCTGGTCAGCGAGATGATGGAGGCGCGCGACGAGCGACGTCTGCTGCGTTTCCAGAAGCAGATGGCAGCCTACAAGCTCCTGATCATCGACGAACTGGGCTTCGTGCCATTGTCAAAGACCGGGGCGGAATTGCTGTTCGAGCTGATCGCGCAACGCTACGAACGCGGTGCCACCCTGATCACCAGCAATCTGCCATTCGACGAATGGACCGAGACGCTGGGATCGGAACGGCTGACCGGCGCACTGCTCGACCGGCTGACCCACCACGTCAACATCCTCGAGATGAACGGCGACAGCTATCGTCTCGCTCAAAGCCGCGCCCGAAGGGCAGGCTGAAGCCCCTCAAAAAGTCGCCAACGCCGCACGCGGGAAACTCTGGTCGGGCTACGCCCTCCCGACGTTCCCCGCGTGCGGCGTCAGGTGGCCTACTTTTACGCCGCCCAATGGACGACTTTTGCTCCGCCGTTGACACACAACACGAAGCACGCTGCGAGATAGCACACTGTCAAAGTCACGGCGCATGCCATCAGTCTTCTCATGCTCTTCTCCATATCGCCCTGAGCGTGGGCAGGCTTCCCGGACACGGTTGCAATCCCGGCGAGGCTTGCCGGCGCCGGGATCGAACGTCGGCTTGGCCATCATTCGGCGACTTCTTCGCTGTTCGAGGCAACGCGCCGGAGCCGCCTCCTCGCGTCGAGTTCATAGAGGACCGGCACGACGAAGACGGTGAGCGCGGTGGAGACCACCGTGCCGAAGATCAGCGAGATGGCAAGTCCTCCGAAGACGGGGTCCGTCACCATGATCGCCGAGCCGAGGATGATGGCGAGCGTGGTGAGCAGAATGGGGCGAAGACGTACAGCACCCGCCTGCCGGGTTGCGACGTCGAGCGGCATGCTGTGCCTGAGATTGTCCTGGATGAAGTCGATGATCAGCAGCGAGTTGCGGATGACGACGCCGGAGAGCGCGATGATGCCGACCATGGAGGTCGCGGAAAAATCCGCTCCCACCAGCCAGTGGCCGGGGAAGATGCCGATGACGCCGAGCGGCACGGACGACATCGCGATCATCGGGATCAGGAAGGACCTGTAATAGGCGACGAGCAGGAAGTAGACGGCCAGCAGCGCGCCGCCGAGTGCGATACCCATGTCGCGATAGACGTCGAGGGTCATGCGCATCTCTCCACCCCACAGGAGCTGGTAGCCGTCGATCGTGTCGGGCACATCCTCGTTGAAGCCGAGATTGCCGGTTCGCAACGGCCTGCCGTCCGGGGCGGTGATGCCGGCCAGACGTTTTTGCAGGTCGAGCACCGCATAGAAGGGCACGGAATCCGACAGTTCCGCGCCGACGAAGGTCACCTTCTCGGCATCGCGATGGAGAATCGGCCGGTCTGACGAGGCGGGAACGATCTTCACCAACTCGGAGAGCGGCACAGGATTGCCGTCCGCATTGTCGACGAAGATGCGGTCGAGCCGGGTCGGATCGACGGCGAAGCGGCGCGGCACGAAGGCGCGAACGTCGACCGGGTTGCGCTCGTCGGCGAGATGGGCGCGGCTGAGCGTGTTGCCGCCGTAGACGAGGGTCAGTGCCTCGGCGATCTGGGCGGTCGAGACCCGCGAGAGCGCCGCCTTCTCCTTGTCGGGGACGATACGGTGCTCCAGGACATCGACCGGCTCCGTGTCGGTCAGATCGACAATGTCCCAGGTCTCCTCGAACGCCTTGCGAACCTCGGCGGACAAAGCGCGCAACCCTTCGGAATCGGGGCCGTAGAGTTCGGCGAGCACGGTCGAGCGCAGCGGTGGACCGGGCGGGTCCTCGACGAGGGCCACCTTCGCGCCCGGCCAGGTGGCTCGAACGGCATCGACCTTCGGTCGGAACTCCCGCGCGATGTCGATCGAGCTTTTCGATCGGTGATGCTTGTCGGTGAGATTGACGCGGATCTCCGCCACATGATTGCCGATGCGCCCGGCGGTGCCCTTGAACAGGCCGTTGAAGTCCTCCACGCCCGCCTGACCGATCCAGGTCTGATAATTCACGACCTCCGGCTCTTTCACGAGCTCTGTGGCGATCTCGCGCACGAACCGGTCGGTTTCCTCAACCGGGGTGTTTTCCGGCATGGAGACGACGATGTTGAATGTGTTCTTGTTGTCCTTCGGCAGGAAGCCGATCGGCACGCCGAGATACGAGACCGGCCCACCGACGCCAGAGGGACGGACGAACTGCCATGCGCCCTGCATGGCGGACGCCGCCATCAGAACGACGATAACCAGCCCGAAGCAAAGCCGGACAGGGCGACGTTGCTGCAACGGCGCGAAGAGACGCAGGTAGAGCCGCTCCATCCGCCCCGGCTCGCCGTGCGAGACCTCCTCGGCATGCGCTTCCTCTTCCTGGACGTCGTGGCGATGCAGCCAGCGATTGGCCGCCCAGGGTGTGACGATGTAGGCGACGACGACAGAGGCGGCCATGGCGACCGGCACGTTGAAGGCGATGGGATAGAAATAGTCGCCCGCCATGCCGGTCACGAGAAACAGCGCCGCGAAGACCAGCATGACCGCGAAGGTCGCGAGATTGGTGGCGTTGCCGATTTCGTTGGTGGCCAGGATCGTTATCGCCTGCTTGTCGGCGCCCGCCTTCGCCGAGCCGTAATGGCGGTGGATGTTCTCGATGACGACGATGGCCGCGTCCACCAGCAGGCCGAGGGCGAGGATCAGCGCGAACAGCGTCACCCTGTTGATGGTCACGCCGCCGAGCAGGTCGGCCAGAAGCGTAATGGACAGGATAAGCGGCACGGTCACCATGACGATCATGGCCTCACGCCAGCCGAGGAAGAAGATCAGCACCAGGCCGACCGTTCCCAGCGCGACAAGAAGATGCTCAAGCAGGAGGTTCACGGCGGCATCGGCCTTTTCCCCGTCGTCGCGCGTGACAACCACCTGGATGTCCTTGGGGACGAAGGACGCCTGCATGCGCTCGACACGGTCGATCACGGCATTGGCGACGACCACGGCATTGGCGCCCTTCTTCTTGGCGACCGCGATGGTGACGGCCGGCATGTCCCTCGCGTTCGCCTCGTTCACACGGGCATCGCCTGGGCCGAAGGAGAACCGGCTGAATGCCATGATCTCGGAGGGCGGACCGTCTGTGACGGTGGCGACGTCGCGCACGTAGACGGGTCGTCCGTTCGAGACGGCGACGATTTGGTTGCGCACGTCCTCGGCCGAAGCGAAGGAGGCGGAGAGCTTGATCGCCTCGACCTCGCCGTCGCGCACGGTCGGTTGCAGGGGAACGGACAGGTTGCTCGCCGTAAAAGCGGAATAGGCCTGGCTCAGGGTGACGCCGAAGGCCTGCAAGCGGTCGGGATCGAGCTCGATGGCGATCTCGCGCTCGCGGCCGCCCTTGATCGAGACCACCGACACGTTCTCGGTGCTGCGCAGCCGCTCGGCCATGCGCTCGGCCACGCGCTTGAGCGCGTAGTCGTCATAGTCCGAAGAGGCAAGCGTGAAGGTGACGATGGGAACGTCGTCGGCGTCGACGCTCTGCACCTGCGGGGTGCCGGCGTCGGAAGGAAGGCGGCTGCGGCTTGCCAGAACGCGGTCGTAGAGCTTGACCAGCGATTCCTCCCTCGGCTCGCCGACCTTGAACTGGACCTGCACGATGGCCGCCGAGTTCTGCGCGGTGCTCTCGATATGGTCGACGCCGGGAATCTCCTTGAGGATGCCTTCGAGCGGCGTGACGAGAAGCTGTTCGACCTCGGCGGCCGACGCGCCGGGCAAGGTGACGGTGACGGCGGCGGCGGGCACGACGATCTGCGGATTTTCCTCGCGCGGCGTCTGCAGGACAGCGACGACACCCATCAGCGCGACGGCGATGATGAAGACGATCGTCATCTTCGAGGCGATGAAGGCCTGCGCCAGCCGGCCGGCGAAGTTCAGCCGGATATCGCTCATCGTCCGGCCTCCGTCCGGATTGCCGAACCGTCGCGAACGGCGTCGTTCGCAGCCGCGAGGATCGTCTCTCCGCCGCTCAGCCCGGAGACCACTTCGACGGTATCGCCAAGAACCTGGCCCGTGCGCAGCCAGCGGAACCGCGCTGTTCTTTCCTCTACGACGAATACGCCATCGAGGCCGCCCCGGCGGACGATCGCCTTCGCCGGAACCAGCACAGACTTTTGAGTTCCTAGAATGATTTCTGCGCGCCCGAACATGCCCGGCAGGAGACGTTGATCCTTCGGCAGGATGACGTTGATCTCGTAGCGGCGGGTCACATCATCGCCGGATGGGACGATGCCGCGGATGCGTCCGGTAAACTTTGCATTATCGAGCGCATCGATCCGTATCGTCACGGGTGTGTTTGGATCTATCGCAGCGAGATTGCCCTCCGAAACGAAGGCCTTGAACAGGAGGACCTCACGGGATTCCACCGTGAGGATCGT from Polymorphum gilvum SL003B-26A1 carries:
- the istB gene encoding IS21-like element helper ATPase IstB: MSTQASDNPPAILLSHTLKTLKLPTFQREYQKLARLCATQGVDHVGYLTRLAEQEMIERDRRKVERRIKAARFPVVKSLDSFDFAAIPKLNKMQVLELARCEWVERRENVIALGPSGTGKTHVALGLGLAACQKGLSVGFTTAAALVSEMMEARDERRLLRFQKQMAAYKLLIIDELGFVPLSKTGAELLFELIAQRYERGATLITSNLPFDEWTETLGSERLTGALLDRLTHHVNILEMNGDSYRLAQSRARRAG
- a CDS encoding efflux RND transporter permease subunit, translating into MSDIRLNFAGRLAQAFIASKMTIVFIIAVALMGVVAVLQTPREENPQIVVPAAAVTVTLPGASAAEVEQLLVTPLEGILKEIPGVDHIESTAQNSAAIVQVQFKVGEPREESLVKLYDRVLASRSRLPSDAGTPQVQSVDADDVPIVTFTLASSDYDDYALKRVAERMAERLRSTENVSVVSIKGGREREIAIELDPDRLQAFGVTLSQAYSAFTASNLSVPLQPTVRDGEVEAIKLSASFASAEDVRNQIVAVSNGRPVYVRDVATVTDGPPSEIMAFSRFSFGPGDARVNEANARDMPAVTIAVAKKKGANAVVVANAVIDRVERMQASFVPKDIQVVVTRDDGEKADAAVNLLLEHLLVALGTVGLVLIFFLGWREAMIVMVTVPLILSITLLADLLGGVTINRVTLFALILALGLLVDAAIVVIENIHRHYGSAKAGADKQAITILATNEIGNATNLATFAVMLVFAALFLVTGMAGDYFYPIAFNVPVAMAASVVVAYIVTPWAANRWLHRHDVQEEEAHAEEVSHGEPGRMERLYLRLFAPLQQRRPVRLCFGLVIVVLMAASAMQGAWQFVRPSGVGGPVSYLGVPIGFLPKDNKNTFNIVVSMPENTPVEETDRFVREIATELVKEPEVVNYQTWIGQAGVEDFNGLFKGTAGRIGNHVAEIRVNLTDKHHRSKSSIDIAREFRPKVDAVRATWPGAKVALVEDPPGPPLRSTVLAELYGPDSEGLRALSAEVRKAFEETWDIVDLTDTEPVDVLEHRIVPDKEKAALSRVSTAQIAEALTLVYGGNTLSRAHLADERNPVDVRAFVPRRFAVDPTRLDRIFVDNADGNPVPLSELVKIVPASSDRPILHRDAEKVTFVGAELSDSVPFYAVLDLQKRLAGITAPDGRPLRTGNLGFNEDVPDTIDGYQLLWGGEMRMTLDVYRDMGIALGGALLAVYFLLVAYYRSFLIPMIAMSSVPLGVIGIFPGHWLVGADFSATSMVGIIALSGVVIRNSLLIIDFIQDNLRHSMPLDVATRQAGAVRLRPILLTTLAIILGSAIMVTDPVFGGLAISLIFGTVVSTALTVFVVPVLYELDARRRLRRVASNSEEVAE